From Oreochromis aureus strain Israel breed Guangdong linkage group 4, ZZ_aureus, whole genome shotgun sequence, a single genomic window includes:
- the LOC120439868 gene encoding G2/M phase-specific E3 ubiquitin-protein ligase-like isoform X2, which yields MRSQSTRVCVGIAFNAWCLKKMTKLQGHQLKLQYAQQTAWKMYCVALNNKSTPQQNLSCVWTEKTFQTEAFSSGREKNLHLPPVFLGWRGIGEAGVDTGALRKEFLSDMISGIESRFFEGPENKGKNPKYSLTDLDNENFRTVGEIIAVSLAQGGPSPAFFKEWCHNFLCSGEVDFSCLSKEDVADVESSLLISKVEDAADIHSLMMWADEIVSCGYTNQIKMDSKESMIRAIVLHSTTRLIPMLQQLRKGMELYGLVNLMAVNPEACHSLFVPGKILKPDADFIMMSCQPHFSEKGTSRERTERKIIHFLQDFLQEIEASDGNTGGAGGEKPESLAVQHVLQWITSQSHVPILPDEKRHFKITCKFDHECKERLGDHSICYPVVSAYTCTVTFPVQHLDTYTMFKTIMSAAVRYSGGFHRV from the exons ATGAGATCACAGTCCACACGAGTCTGTGTGGGGATAG CTTTCAATGCATGGTGCCTGAAGAAAATGACCAAACTACAGGGACACCAGCTCAAACTTCAG taTGCACAACAGACAG CGTGGAAGATGTATTGCGTTGCCTTGAACAACAAGTCGACACCACAACAGAATTTAAGTTGTGTGTGGACAGAGAAGACCTTCCAGACAGAGGCATTCTCcagtggcagagaaaaaaatctgcatctcCCACCAGTGTTCTTAGGGTGGAGAGGCATTGGAGAGGCAGGCGTGGATACAGGAGCACTTAGGAAAGAGTTTTTGAGTG ACATGATTTCAGGTATTGAAAGCAGATTCTTTGAAGGACCTGAGAACAAGGGCAAAAACCCCAAGTATTCTCTGACCGATCTTGATAATGAAAACTTCAG AACTGTTGGTGAAATAATTGCAGTCAGCCTCGCCCAAGGAGGCCCATCTCCTGCCTTTTTCAAAGAATGGTGCCACAATTTCCTCTGCTCAGGAGAGGTTGATTTCAGCTGTCTGTCTAAGGAGGATGTTGCAGATGTGGAATCTTCCCTGCTCATCAGCAAA GTTGAAGATGCTGCAGACATACATTCTCTGATGATGTGGGCTGATGAAATTGTCAGCTGTGGATACACAAACCAGATAAAGATGGATAGTAAGGAAAGCATGATCCG tgctatTGTCTTACACTCTACAACAAGACTGATTCCAATGCTACAGCAGCTCAGAAAGGGCATGGAACTGTATGGTCTTGTGAACCTGATGGCTGTAAATCCTGAAGCTTGCCACAGTTTGTTTGTTCCTGGGAAAATCCTCAAA CCAGACGCTGATTTCATTATGATGAGCTGCCAACCACATTTCAGTGAAAAGGGGACATCTAGGGAGAGAACTGAGAGGAAGATCATACATTTTTTGCAAGATTTCTTGCAGGAGATTGAAGCATCAG ATGGAAACACAGGCGGTGCAGGTGGTGAAAAACCAGAGTCTCTTGCTGTCCAGCATGTGCTCCAGTGGATAACCAGCCAGTCCCATGTTCCCATCCTTCCTGATGAAAAGAGACATTTCAAAATAACATGCAAGTTTGACCACGAATGTAAGGAGCGGCTGGGAGATCACTCAATTTGTTACCCAGTTGTGAGTGCATACACTTGTACTGtgacttttccagtgcagcATCTGGACACTTACACAATGTTTAAAACCATAATGAGTGCAGCAGTTAGATACAGTGGTGGATTCCACAGAGTTTAA
- the LOC120439868 gene encoding G2/M phase-specific E3 ubiquitin-protein ligase-like isoform X1 → MRSQSTRVCVGIAFNAWCLKKMTKLQGHQLKLQYAQQTAWKMYCVALNNKSTPQQNLSCVWTEKTFQTEAFSSGREKNLHLPPVFLGWRGIGEAGVDTGALRKEFLSDMISGIESRFFEGPENKGKNPKYSLTDLDNENFRTVGEIIAVSLAQGGPSPAFFKEWCHNFLCSGEVDFSCLSKEDVADVESSLLISKVEDAADIHSLMMWADEIVSCGYTNQIKMDSKESMIRAIVLHSTTRLIPMLQQLRKGMELYGLVNLMAVNPEACHSLFVPGKILKPDADFIMMSCQPHFSEKGTSRERTERKIIHFLQDFLQEIEASEKTSETFSNITDGNTGGAGGEKPESLAVQHVLQWITSQSHVPILPDEKRHFKITCKFDHECKERLGDHSICYPVVSAYTCTVTFPVQHLDTYTMFKTIMSAAVRYSGGFHRV, encoded by the exons ATGAGATCACAGTCCACACGAGTCTGTGTGGGGATAG CTTTCAATGCATGGTGCCTGAAGAAAATGACCAAACTACAGGGACACCAGCTCAAACTTCAG taTGCACAACAGACAG CGTGGAAGATGTATTGCGTTGCCTTGAACAACAAGTCGACACCACAACAGAATTTAAGTTGTGTGTGGACAGAGAAGACCTTCCAGACAGAGGCATTCTCcagtggcagagaaaaaaatctgcatctcCCACCAGTGTTCTTAGGGTGGAGAGGCATTGGAGAGGCAGGCGTGGATACAGGAGCACTTAGGAAAGAGTTTTTGAGTG ACATGATTTCAGGTATTGAAAGCAGATTCTTTGAAGGACCTGAGAACAAGGGCAAAAACCCCAAGTATTCTCTGACCGATCTTGATAATGAAAACTTCAG AACTGTTGGTGAAATAATTGCAGTCAGCCTCGCCCAAGGAGGCCCATCTCCTGCCTTTTTCAAAGAATGGTGCCACAATTTCCTCTGCTCAGGAGAGGTTGATTTCAGCTGTCTGTCTAAGGAGGATGTTGCAGATGTGGAATCTTCCCTGCTCATCAGCAAA GTTGAAGATGCTGCAGACATACATTCTCTGATGATGTGGGCTGATGAAATTGTCAGCTGTGGATACACAAACCAGATAAAGATGGATAGTAAGGAAAGCATGATCCG tgctatTGTCTTACACTCTACAACAAGACTGATTCCAATGCTACAGCAGCTCAGAAAGGGCATGGAACTGTATGGTCTTGTGAACCTGATGGCTGTAAATCCTGAAGCTTGCCACAGTTTGTTTGTTCCTGGGAAAATCCTCAAA CCAGACGCTGATTTCATTATGATGAGCTGCCAACCACATTTCAGTGAAAAGGGGACATCTAGGGAGAGAACTGAGAGGAAGATCATACATTTTTTGCAAGATTTCTTGCAGGAGATTGAAGCATCAG aaaagacttcagaaacattttcaaacatcaCAGATGGAAACACAGGCGGTGCAGGTGGTGAAAAACCAGAGTCTCTTGCTGTCCAGCATGTGCTCCAGTGGATAACCAGCCAGTCCCATGTTCCCATCCTTCCTGATGAAAAGAGACATTTCAAAATAACATGCAAGTTTGACCACGAATGTAAGGAGCGGCTGGGAGATCACTCAATTTGTTACCCAGTTGTGAGTGCATACACTTGTACTGtgacttttccagtgcagcATCTGGACACTTACACAATGTTTAAAACCATAATGAGTGCAGCAGTTAGATACAGTGGTGGATTCCACAGAGTTTAA
- the LOC120439868 gene encoding uncharacterized protein LOC120439868 isoform X3, with translation MAESNNGSNNTTPQYQGNGAVESAVRNLVSLLLNNISTNPSGRPTESGQLEPRNLTIQQEMTRADVKSNLSRGKKRCLTSTKQLVKAGSKTTSYTPLPAEELELLQAGMGRQTVSLPEDGDHAEISRLLEETFPKMEYLCGGWLLHKATGGSGRRKVTVIPPETEGYSVKTLKAVSGGGKSTFYIVPLQETLDTSPLPPDSQHFSKMPKKICYQCKEVMPLQMLAVHINTCKGKFSPDETDDEESELCILKSKCKVICPICTKDFPEDEITVHTSLCGDSFQCMVPEENDQTTGTPAQTSVCTSDVRFVNESFSTRESLY, from the exons ATGGCAGAATCAAACAATGGCTCCAATAATACTACACCACAGTATcag GGTAATGGTGCAGTTGAGTCAGCAGTAAGAAATCTGGTGTCTTTGCTGCTTAACAACATATCCACAAATCCTTCAGGGAGGCCAACAGAGAGTGGGCAGCTGGAGCCTAGAAATCTGACTATCCAGCAAGAGATGACaag GGCTGATGTCAAATCAAACTTGAGCCGTGGTAAAAAGAGATGTTTAACATCTACTAAGCAGCTTGTTAAGGCAGGCAGTAAGACCACATCCTACACACCTTTGCCAGCTGAGGAGCTTGAACTCCTACAAGCTGGCATGGGGAGGCAAACAGTGTCTCTTCCAGAAGATGGTGACCATGCAGAG ATTTCTAGACTTCTGGAAGAAACCTTTCCAAAAATGGAATATCTTTGTGGAGGATGGCTCTTGCATAAGGCAACAG GTGGCAGTGGTCGACGAAAGGTCACTGTAATTCCACCTGAAACAGAAGGATATTCTGTCAAAACACTGAAAGCTGTGTCAGGAGGTGGCAAATCCACTTTTTACATTGTACCTCTTCAGGAAACATTAGACACATCTCCTCTACCTCCCGACTCACAGCACTTTTCAAAGATGCCAAAGAAGATATGTTACCAGTGTAAAGAAGTTATGCCTCTGCAGATGCTTGCAGTACACATCAATACGTGCAAAGGAAAATTCTCTCCTGATGAGACTGATGATGAG GAATCTGAGTTATGCATTTTGAAAAGCAAATGCAAG GTTATTTGTCCAATATGCACTAAGGACTTTCCTGAAGATGAGATCACAGTCCACACGAGTCTGTGTGGGGATAG CTTTCAATGCATGGTGCCTGAAGAAAATGACCAAACTACAGGGACACCAGCTCAAACTTCAGTTTGCACTAGTGATGTTCGATTCGTGAATGAATCGTTCagtactcgagaatcactttactga